From the genome of Cedecea lapagei, one region includes:
- a CDS encoding Slp family lipoprotein, whose protein sequence is MAVCNVKKCSWLLAAAAALVLSGCVSVPDAIKGSTATPQQDLSVVMNAPQLYVGQEARFGGRVVNVDNLKGKTRLEIATVSLDEGARPALNEPSHGRIYADVNGFLDPVDFRNQLVTVVGPITGTAEGKIGQTPYKFMTMQATGYKRWNVVQQVVMPPQPIDPWFWGGPYPYRHHYDMWGGWYNPGPAQVQTVVTE, encoded by the coding sequence GTTTGTAATGTCAAAAAATGCAGCTGGCTGCTTGCAGCCGCCGCAGCGTTGGTCCTGAGCGGCTGCGTGAGCGTGCCGGATGCCATCAAAGGGAGTACGGCGACGCCGCAGCAGGATCTGTCGGTCGTCATGAATGCTCCGCAGCTTTACGTGGGGCAGGAAGCGCGTTTTGGCGGTCGCGTGGTGAATGTGGATAATCTGAAGGGGAAAACCCGTCTCGAGATTGCCACCGTTAGCCTGGACGAAGGCGCCAGACCGGCGCTGAATGAGCCCTCTCACGGGCGTATTTATGCCGACGTGAACGGCTTCCTGGATCCGGTCGACTTCCGTAACCAGCTCGTCACGGTGGTGGGGCCGATTACCGGCACGGCAGAGGGCAAAATTGGCCAGACGCCTTATAAATTTATGACGATGCAGGCGACAGGCTATAAGCGCTGGAACGTGGTTCAGCAGGTCGTGATGCCGCCACAGCCTATAGACCCATGGTTCTGGGGCGGTCCGTACCCATACCGTCATCATTATGATATGTGGGGTGGCTGGTATAATCCGGGGCCAGCACAGGTGCAAACCGTCGTAACCGAATAA
- the fadD gene encoding long-chain-fatty-acid--CoA ligase FadD, with amino-acid sequence MNKVWLNRYPADVAAEINPDRYQSLVDMFEQAVTRYADKPAFINMGEVMTFRKLEERSRAFAAYLQQGLGLQKGDRVALMMPNLLQYPVALFGILRAGMVVVNVNPLYTPRELEHQLNDSGASAIVIVSNFAHTLEKVVDKTQVKHVILTRLGDQIAGPKGTLVNFVVKYIKRLVPKYHLPHAISFRRALQSGYRMQYIKPEILNGDLAFLQYTGGTTGVAKGAMLTHRNMLANLEQVRAAYSPLLHEGKELVVTPLPLYHIFALTINCLLFIDIGGQNLLITNPRDIPGLVKELAKYPFTAMTAVNTLFNALLNNKEFQQLDFSSLHLAAGGGMPVQHAVAERWEKLTGRFLLEGYGLTECAPLVSANPHDMDYHSGSIGLPVPSTDVKLIDDEGNEVPPGEPGELCVKGPQVMLGYWQRPKETDEILKDGWLRTGDIAVMNEEGFMNIVDRKKDMILVSGFNVYPNEIEDVVMQNEGVLEVAAVGVPAGVSGEQVKIFVVKKDPALTEEALITFCRRQLTGYKVPKLVEFRTELPKSNVGKILRRELRDEAGKTGNNNA; translated from the coding sequence TTGAATAAGGTTTGGCTTAACCGCTACCCGGCCGACGTTGCGGCTGAAATAAATCCCGATCGCTATCAATCCCTGGTTGATATGTTTGAACAGGCCGTTACTCGCTATGCCGATAAGCCTGCGTTTATCAATATGGGGGAGGTGATGACCTTCCGTAAGCTGGAAGAGCGCAGCCGGGCTTTTGCCGCTTATCTCCAGCAGGGGCTTGGCCTGCAAAAAGGCGACCGCGTAGCGCTGATGATGCCAAACCTGCTGCAGTACCCGGTGGCGCTTTTTGGCATCTTGCGCGCCGGAATGGTGGTGGTGAACGTTAACCCGCTTTATACCCCACGCGAGCTGGAGCACCAGCTGAACGACAGCGGTGCCAGCGCGATTGTTATTGTGTCGAACTTTGCCCACACGCTGGAAAAAGTGGTCGATAAAACGCAGGTGAAGCACGTGATCCTGACCCGCCTCGGCGATCAGATTGCCGGGCCAAAAGGCACGCTGGTTAACTTTGTCGTTAAGTACATCAAGCGGCTGGTGCCGAAATACCATTTACCTCACGCCATCTCCTTCCGCCGGGCGCTGCAAAGCGGCTACCGTATGCAGTACATCAAGCCTGAAATTCTTAACGGCGATTTGGCTTTCCTGCAGTACACCGGCGGCACGACAGGCGTGGCGAAGGGCGCAATGCTGACGCACCGTAACATGCTGGCTAACCTCGAGCAGGTAAGGGCGGCCTACAGCCCGCTGCTGCATGAGGGGAAAGAGCTGGTGGTCACGCCGCTGCCGCTGTACCACATTTTTGCCCTGACGATTAACTGCCTGCTGTTTATCGATATTGGTGGACAGAACCTGTTGATCACCAACCCGCGAGACATTCCCGGCCTGGTGAAAGAACTGGCGAAATATCCTTTCACCGCCATGACCGCCGTGAACACGCTGTTTAACGCCTTACTGAATAACAAAGAGTTCCAGCAGTTAGACTTCTCCAGCCTGCACCTCGCCGCGGGCGGCGGCATGCCGGTTCAGCACGCCGTTGCGGAACGCTGGGAGAAATTGACCGGGCGCTTCCTGCTTGAGGGCTATGGCCTGACGGAATGTGCGCCTCTGGTGAGCGCGAATCCGCATGATATGGATTACCACAGCGGCTCTATCGGGCTGCCGGTGCCTTCAACCGACGTGAAGCTGATCGATGATGAGGGCAATGAGGTTCCGCCGGGTGAACCGGGTGAACTTTGCGTGAAGGGGCCTCAGGTTATGCTGGGCTACTGGCAGCGCCCGAAAGAGACCGATGAAATTCTTAAGGACGGCTGGCTGCGAACCGGAGATATTGCGGTGATGAACGAGGAAGGCTTTATGAACATCGTCGATCGCAAAAAAGATATGATTCTGGTCTCCGGCTTTAACGTCTACCCCAATGAGATTGAAGACGTAGTGATGCAGAATGAGGGCGTGCTGGAAGTGGCTGCCGTGGGCGTGCCGGCCGGCGTGAGCGGCGAACAGGTAAAAATCTTTGTGGTGAAAAAAGACCCCGCGCTGACTGAAGAAGCGCTGATCACCTTCTGCCGTCGCCAGTTAACGGGCTACAAAGTGCCTAAATTGGTTGAGTTCCGTACGGAATTGCCAAAATCCAACGTGGGCAAAATTTTAAGACGAGAACTGCGTGACGAAGCGGGCAAGACAGGCAACAATAACGCCTGA